Proteins encoded in a region of the Lathamus discolor isolate bLatDis1 chromosome Z, bLatDis1.hap1, whole genome shotgun sequence genome:
- the FOXE1 gene encoding forkhead box protein E1 → MTAESRLPPGPPPLPPLPPLPPPLKADAAPPGQEAAAAALGARGGRRRRKRPAERGKPPYSYIALIAMAIGQAPERRLTLGGIYRFITERFPFYRDSPRKWQNSIRHNLTLNDCFVKVPREPGRPGKGNYWTLDPHARDMFESGSFLRRRKRFKRSDLSTYPAFLAERPDEPCRLFPLPAPPPAADLPPAPAAASCSFAAAAVAFPAQSCAAALPHGYAPLPPGPAPYAPGGPGQLYAPSGRIVLPASPPAPAGLYGRRSPVPYPPLPHVYGTGGQLGAADPGPRHGAYPGDHDRFVPPL, encoded by the coding sequence ATGACCGCCGAGAGCCGGCTGCCGCCGGGccccccgccgctgccgccgctgccgccgctgcccccGCCGCTGAAGGCGGACGCTGCGCCGCCGGGgcaggaggcggcggcggcggcgctgggggCGCGGGGCGGCCGACGGCGGCGCAAGCGCCCCGCGGAGCGGGGCAAACCGCCCTACAGCTACATCGCCCTCATCGCCATGGCCATCGGGCAAGCCCCCGAGCGGCGACTGACGCTGGGAGGCATCTATCGCTTCATCACCGAGCGCTTCCCTTTCTACCGCGACAGCCCCCGCAAGTGGCAGAACAGCATCCGTCACAACCTCACCCTCAACGACTGCTTCGTCAAGGTGCCGCGGGAGCCCGGCCGCCCTGGCAAGGGCAACTACTGGACGCTGGACCCTCATGCCCGCGACATGTTCGAGAGCGGCTCCTTCCTCCGTCGCAGGAAGCGCTTCAAGCGCAGCGATCTCTCCACCTACCCGGCCTTCCTCGCCGAGCGCCCCGACGAGCCCTGCCGCCTCTTCCCgctgcccgccccgccgcccgccgccgacCTGCCCCCGGCACCCGCCGCTGCCTCCTGTTCcttcgccgccgccgccgttgCCTTCCCCGCGCAGAGCTGCGCCGCCGCCCTGCCGCACGGATACGCACCGctgccccccggccccgcgccctACGCGCCGGGAGGCCCCGGTCAGCTGTACGCGCCGTCGGGGCGCATCGTGCTGCCCGCCTCGCCGCCAGCCCCCGCCGGGCTCTACGGCCGCCGCTCTCCCGTGCCCTACCCGCCGCTGCCACACGTCTACGGAACCGGCGGACAGCTGGGAGCCGCCGATCCCGGGCCGCGGCACGGAGCCTACCCCGGCGACCACGACAGGTTCGTCCCGCCGCTCTGA
- the LOC136004905 gene encoding uncharacterized protein LOC136004905 isoform X3: MLRKRKEKAQERNSVYWIYSPTLIRVKSPCREPSIKKQRKAREDKKEKSYQLVVEPKPAAELKAKPEVVLQAGPSKEPVGQLVEGLEDVQPKPQEKAEPVAPKPEPSEPVQQEQSPVLATQGLGAGIPMGGVEDLLALAEAGVPDDLNAPLGNLYQDNEHIPFLF; the protein is encoded by the exons ATGCTccggaaaagaaaggaaaaagcccaGGAGAGGAACTCAGTTTACTGGATTTATAG CCCAACTCTCATTCGTGTGAAATCCCCTTGCAGGGAGCCGAGCAtcaaaaagcagaggaaagccagagaagacaagaaagaaaagagctaCCAGCTGGTGGTGGAGCCCAAACCAGCGGCAGAACTGAAGGCGAAACCGGAGGTGGTACTGCAGGCAGGACCGTCAAAAGAACCAGTGGGACAACTGGTAGAAGGACTGGAAGATGTCCAGCCCAAGCCGCAGGAGAAGGCTGAGCCAGTGGCACCCAAGCCAGAGCCATCTGAGCCAGTGCAACAGGAGCAGTCGCCTGTGCTGGCCACCCAGGGCCTGGGTGCTGGGATACCAATGGGAG GTGTTGAGGACCTGCTGGCTCTGGCAGAAGCAGGGGTACCTGACGATCTGAATGCTCCTCTGGGTAACCTCTATCAGGATAATGAACatattccctttctcttttag
- the LOC136004905 gene encoding titin-like isoform X1 codes for MANSQQRNTNFDTSDPPAVAHKQHGEEEIPISHRLRDREMLRKRKEKAQERNSVYWIYSPTLIRVKSPCREPSIKKQRKAREDKKEKSYQLVVEPKPAAELKAKPEVVLQAGPSKEPVGQLVEGLEDVQPKPQEKAEPVAPKPEPSEPVQQEQSPVLATQGLGAGIPMGGVEDLLALAEAGVPDDLNAPLGNLYQDNEHIPFLF; via the exons ATGGCTAATTCCCAACAACGCAATACTAATTTTGATACTTCTGATCCACCCGCTGTGGCCCATAAACAGCACGGAGAGGAAG AAATCCCCATCTCGCACCGCTTGAGAGACCGTGAGATGCTccggaaaagaaaggaaaaagcccaGGAGAGGAACTCAGTTTACTGGATTTATAG CCCAACTCTCATTCGTGTGAAATCCCCTTGCAGGGAGCCGAGCAtcaaaaagcagaggaaagccagagaagacaagaaagaaaagagctaCCAGCTGGTGGTGGAGCCCAAACCAGCGGCAGAACTGAAGGCGAAACCGGAGGTGGTACTGCAGGCAGGACCGTCAAAAGAACCAGTGGGACAACTGGTAGAAGGACTGGAAGATGTCCAGCCCAAGCCGCAGGAGAAGGCTGAGCCAGTGGCACCCAAGCCAGAGCCATCTGAGCCAGTGCAACAGGAGCAGTCGCCTGTGCTGGCCACCCAGGGCCTGGGTGCTGGGATACCAATGGGAG GTGTTGAGGACCTGCTGGCTCTGGCAGAAGCAGGGGTACCTGACGATCTGAATGCTCCTCTGGGTAACCTCTATCAGGATAATGAACatattccctttctcttttag
- the LOC136004905 gene encoding titin-like isoform X2 has protein sequence MANSQQRNTNFDTSDPPAVAHKQHGEEEIPISHRLRDREMLRKRKEKAQERNSVYWIYREPSIKKQRKAREDKKEKSYQLVVEPKPAAELKAKPEVVLQAGPSKEPVGQLVEGLEDVQPKPQEKAEPVAPKPEPSEPVQQEQSPVLATQGLGAGIPMGGVEDLLALAEAGVPDDLNAPLGNLYQDNEHIPFLF, from the exons ATGGCTAATTCCCAACAACGCAATACTAATTTTGATACTTCTGATCCACCCGCTGTGGCCCATAAACAGCACGGAGAGGAAG AAATCCCCATCTCGCACCGCTTGAGAGACCGTGAGATGCTccggaaaagaaaggaaaaagcccaGGAGAGGAACTCAGTTTACTGGATTTATAG GGAGCCGAGCAtcaaaaagcagaggaaagccagagaagacaagaaagaaaagagctaCCAGCTGGTGGTGGAGCCCAAACCAGCGGCAGAACTGAAGGCGAAACCGGAGGTGGTACTGCAGGCAGGACCGTCAAAAGAACCAGTGGGACAACTGGTAGAAGGACTGGAAGATGTCCAGCCCAAGCCGCAGGAGAAGGCTGAGCCAGTGGCACCCAAGCCAGAGCCATCTGAGCCAGTGCAACAGGAGCAGTCGCCTGTGCTGGCCACCCAGGGCCTGGGTGCTGGGATACCAATGGGAG GTGTTGAGGACCTGCTGGCTCTGGCAGAAGCAGGGGTACCTGACGATCTGAATGCTCCTCTGGGTAACCTCTATCAGGATAATGAACatattccctttctcttttag